One window of the Shewanella maritima genome contains the following:
- the lpdA gene encoding dihydrolipoyl dehydrogenase has translation MSKEISTQVVVLGAGPAGYSAAFRAADLGLDTVIIERFDTLGGVCLNVGCIPSKALLHVAKVIEEAKTVAAHGVTFGEPQIDLDKLRSYKEKVIGQLTGGLGGMSKMRKVDVVNGFGKFTGPNSIAVEGKDGTTIVNFEHAIIAAGSRPIQLPFIPHEDPRIWDSTDALELKEVPGKLLVMGGGIIGLEMGTVYSSLGSEIDVVEMFDQVIPAADKDVVRIFTKKIKKKFNLMLETKVTAVEAKDDGIYVTMEGKKAPAEPVRYDAVLVAIGRTPNGKSLDAEKAGIKVDERGFINVDKQMRTNVNNIFAIGDIVGQPMLAHKGVHEGHVAAEVISGLKHFFDPKVIPSIAYTDPEVAWVGLTEKEAKEQGIAYETATFPWAASGRAIASDASDGMTKLIFDKETHRVIGGAIVGVNGGELLGEIGLAIEMGCDAEDLALTIHAHPTLHESVGLAAEVYEGSITDLPNPKAVKKKK, from the coding sequence ATGAGTAAAGAAATTAGCACTCAAGTTGTCGTACTAGGCGCAGGCCCAGCGGGTTACTCTGCTGCTTTCCGTGCTGCGGATTTAGGTTTAGATACTGTAATCATCGAGCGCTTTGACACGCTTGGTGGTGTTTGTCTAAACGTGGGTTGTATTCCTTCAAAAGCATTACTGCACGTAGCTAAAGTGATTGAAGAAGCAAAAACAGTTGCTGCTCACGGTGTCACTTTTGGTGAGCCACAAATCGATTTAGATAAGCTACGTAGCTACAAAGAAAAAGTTATCGGTCAACTTACTGGCGGTTTAGGCGGTATGTCTAAAATGCGTAAAGTTGACGTAGTAAACGGTTTTGGTAAGTTCACTGGCCCTAACTCAATTGCAGTTGAAGGCAAAGACGGCACCACTATCGTGAACTTTGAACACGCAATCATTGCGGCAGGTTCTCGCCCAATTCAACTACCATTTATCCCACATGAAGACCCACGTATTTGGGACTCAACTGATGCCTTAGAACTAAAAGAAGTACCAGGCAAGTTGCTAGTAATGGGTGGCGGTATCATTGGTCTAGAAATGGGTACTGTGTACTCATCACTAGGTAGCGAGATCGACGTAGTTGAAATGTTCGACCAGGTTATTCCAGCAGCTGACAAAGACGTTGTGCGTATCTTCACCAAGAAGATTAAGAAGAAGTTCAATCTAATGCTTGAAACCAAGGTTACCGCGGTTGAAGCAAAAGATGACGGCATTTACGTGACGATGGAAGGCAAGAAAGCACCTGCAGAGCCTGTACGTTACGATGCAGTATTAGTTGCCATTGGTCGTACGCCAAATGGCAAGTCGCTTGATGCTGAAAAAGCCGGTATCAAGGTTGATGAGCGTGGCTTTATCAACGTTGATAAGCAAATGCGTACTAACGTGAACAACATCTTCGCGATTGGTGACATTGTTGGTCAACCAATGTTGGCGCACAAAGGTGTGCATGAAGGTCACGTAGCGGCTGAAGTTATCTCAGGTCTTAAGCACTTCTTTGACCCGAAAGTGATCCCTTCAATCGCATACACAGACCCAGAAGTAGCTTGGGTTGGTCTAACAGAGAAAGAAGCAAAAGAGCAAGGTATTGCTTATGAAACAGCAACTTTCCCATGGGCTGCAAGTGGCCGCGCGATTGCATCTGATGCAAGCGACGGTATGACTAAGTTAATCTTCGACAAAGAAACGCACCGCGTGATTGGTGGTGCAATTGTTGGTGTTAACGGTGGTGAGCTACTGGGTGAAATCGGCTTAGCAATCGAAATGGGTTGTGATGCTGAAGACCTAGCGCTAACTATTCACGCTCACCCAACACTGCATGAGTCAGTGGGTCTAGCTGCTGAAGTTTACGAAGGTTCAATTACTGATTTACCTAACCCAAAAGCGGTTAAAAAGAAGAAGTAA
- a CDS encoding EAL domain-containing protein: protein MLAYAVSTACFASPTQRVFDARDGLTTASIHDIAFDHYGFTWLATEQGLYRASSSMVRRIDKVGFETILEDETLFQVEPLSDNLLFLNGFKASYLYQINENQFTKIKVKGEEGSSSILRIEQAHAVKHDRFIALTQSGRVFWLDTDNSQFQVDKRFVLPKQDKWKDFLALDSGEFIFAAKHLLHKVDVDGNSVQLDFSAQEYGEINALLYEQGKVWVLSSKGLFHISFAQQRVTQIPDMNYHLVTAVVDEEGVFWLGGYDGLIKWDPESKLIINYQQEIKSSARIDYIFDLVLDDNGLIWLGGSGGRLAVMSPPSQFIKQTYTSFPPFDIQSEVIWSVYSEGDKVWLGADGGVNVIDMNIKGSTFIELEGFIASDSIYHIIALTDDTLIVTSTNGIHAINKTTNQSQRFADYASVNTSLAGSIVISSFIDPAVAGRVWFPGSAGLFYWEPGATELTQVHIDHGHEAGELWFSSIIRDSQQRLWVSGSHFGYFDDKLNFHSKEPQIVFEDREIQVSQIIEVEPNVLWLTSNQNGLFQLNAVTDELIKLDRLWQVNCSVIYFIEQTKEEVFIGCEDSILKVNRETGLVEGYPQRDGFISDEFNEAATFYRDDLGLFVGTPNGAMLIDPDLLENRIVDDKILLESVVVYYDEKTSVSLVPKPDIVVDPGASLISFQIASFDYLNPKPLTLQYRLNRSGERKGNYFLLDGKSQINISGLKAGDYTLELKYMRNGLWTTKPFVYPFHVKQFWWQSNQFKGLIILLALVSMVAIIIFRQNQISRFKSINHALTESDDRLRQALKGSESDLWEWRDTTKKIYLENRGGILGSQQRLSGHLSDIPIHPDDLNRATKAWNALLKSNKEMIDVEYRYRREDDQWRWLRVRGRAVSINPVNNRLERAAGIFTDVTQQKELESEITLLAEAFENTSEGMLILDDQKSVKVSNAAANVILSASSEELVGRAFSDLVVSSRVPLNIDKLFGSENYWSGEREFKRFDGDNCPVWLNISKMLNKQGAPQHYVVVFSDITERKQNESNLKRLANNDILTGLANRAMFSRQLKNITSQPNSDEKLALMFLDLDRFKHVNDSYGHSMGDALLVEAAKRLQSCLTEQHILCRFGGDEFVILLRDVEGVDQINHIAEQLLHQIETPFNLLGREFFISTSIGISIWPDDSVDAETLIKNADLAMYHAKEEGRGLFRYYSAERNAEALYHLRLEADLRKAIEQNEFELHYQPQINILHDDQFVGMEALIRWKHPQDGYVRPDIFIAVAESCGLVVDIDRWVLKQACIDGARWQQKLSEPFRLSVNISAVHFRQPDFISTLAEILAETGMEPESLALEITEGVLMKELQVANENLSQLKKMGIEVAIDDFGTGYSSLAYLSNFEVNTLKIDRSFLINIANNKNDQAIVSSITELARNLRLDVVAEGVETLEQLEQVFARGCYIIQGYYFAKPMPRHELDAYLKLDS from the coding sequence TTGTTAGCCTATGCCGTTAGCACCGCTTGTTTTGCCTCACCAACGCAGCGCGTATTTGATGCGCGTGACGGCCTGACCACAGCCTCAATTCATGACATTGCCTTTGATCATTATGGCTTTACCTGGCTAGCAACCGAGCAGGGCTTATACCGTGCCAGCAGTTCTATGGTGCGACGTATCGATAAAGTCGGTTTCGAGACCATACTTGAAGATGAAACCCTATTCCAAGTTGAGCCTCTCAGCGATAATCTGCTGTTTCTTAATGGATTTAAAGCTAGCTATTTGTATCAGATCAATGAGAACCAATTCACCAAAATCAAGGTTAAGGGTGAGGAGGGAAGCTCGTCCATCCTACGTATAGAGCAAGCTCATGCCGTTAAGCATGACCGGTTCATCGCGCTCACTCAATCAGGAAGAGTGTTTTGGCTTGATACCGACAACAGTCAGTTTCAAGTGGATAAGCGCTTTGTATTGCCTAAACAAGACAAGTGGAAGGACTTTCTTGCACTAGACAGTGGCGAGTTTATTTTCGCGGCTAAGCATTTACTGCATAAAGTTGATGTCGATGGCAACAGCGTACAGCTTGATTTTTCAGCACAAGAGTACGGTGAAATTAATGCTTTGCTATATGAGCAAGGTAAAGTTTGGGTGTTATCAAGCAAGGGCTTATTTCATATCAGTTTTGCCCAGCAGCGGGTGACACAAATACCTGATATGAATTATCACCTGGTTACAGCGGTGGTTGATGAAGAGGGTGTGTTCTGGCTGGGTGGCTACGATGGGCTGATAAAGTGGGATCCTGAATCTAAGCTCATCATTAACTACCAACAAGAGATTAAGTCATCTGCGCGCATTGATTATATCTTCGATTTGGTACTCGATGACAACGGCTTAATTTGGCTGGGTGGCTCAGGTGGGCGTTTGGCTGTTATGAGCCCGCCGTCGCAGTTTATCAAGCAAACTTATACCAGTTTTCCGCCGTTTGATATTCAGTCTGAAGTGATTTGGTCCGTTTACAGTGAAGGCGATAAGGTGTGGCTCGGCGCCGACGGTGGCGTGAATGTGATTGATATGAATATAAAAGGCTCGACATTTATTGAGCTTGAAGGCTTTATTGCATCAGACAGCATATATCACATTATCGCTTTAACCGATGACACTCTTATCGTCACGTCTACCAACGGTATTCACGCCATTAATAAAACCACCAATCAAAGCCAAAGGTTTGCAGATTACGCCAGTGTTAATACCTCGCTTGCAGGAAGCATCGTTATCTCCTCATTTATCGACCCTGCTGTTGCTGGCCGTGTCTGGTTTCCGGGTAGTGCCGGTTTGTTTTATTGGGAGCCTGGTGCTACAGAATTAACTCAGGTACACATTGACCATGGGCACGAAGCAGGTGAGTTATGGTTTAGCAGTATCATACGCGACTCACAGCAAAGGCTATGGGTGAGTGGTAGTCACTTTGGCTATTTTGATGACAAGCTCAATTTTCACTCTAAAGAGCCGCAAATTGTTTTTGAAGACAGGGAGATACAGGTTAGCCAAATTATCGAGGTGGAGCCTAATGTGTTGTGGCTGACATCGAACCAAAATGGCCTATTTCAACTTAACGCAGTTACCGATGAGTTAATCAAGCTCGACCGTTTATGGCAGGTGAACTGCAGCGTGATTTACTTTATTGAGCAAACTAAAGAAGAGGTTTTCATTGGCTGTGAAGACTCAATTCTTAAGGTAAATCGAGAAACCGGGCTAGTAGAGGGTTACCCTCAGCGTGATGGCTTTATTTCTGATGAGTTTAATGAGGCCGCAACCTTTTATCGTGATGATTTAGGCCTGTTTGTCGGCACGCCAAATGGCGCCATGCTCATTGACCCTGACTTGCTGGAAAATCGCATCGTTGATGACAAGATTTTGCTAGAGTCAGTCGTGGTGTATTACGACGAAAAAACTAGCGTAAGTCTGGTGCCTAAGCCAGATATTGTTGTTGACCCTGGTGCCAGTTTAATTAGTTTTCAAATTGCTTCGTTTGATTACCTCAACCCTAAACCTTTGACCTTGCAGTATCGTTTAAATCGCTCAGGTGAGCGCAAAGGTAACTATTTCTTGCTTGACGGTAAGTCGCAAATCAATATTTCAGGCCTTAAAGCGGGTGATTACACCTTAGAGCTGAAGTACATGCGCAACGGTTTGTGGACGACAAAGCCGTTTGTGTACCCGTTCCATGTCAAGCAATTCTGGTGGCAGTCGAATCAGTTCAAAGGCCTGATAATCCTGCTTGCTTTGGTGTCCATGGTTGCGATTATCATTTTTCGCCAAAATCAAATTAGTCGTTTCAAAAGCATTAACCATGCGCTAACTGAAAGTGACGACCGTTTGCGTCAGGCACTGAAAGGCAGTGAGTCAGACTTATGGGAATGGCGCGATACCACTAAGAAGATTTATTTGGAAAATCGCGGTGGCATATTAGGTAGTCAGCAGCGTTTATCTGGGCATTTAAGTGACATTCCTATTCACCCAGACGACTTAAATCGTGCTACCAAAGCCTGGAACGCGCTACTTAAATCCAACAAAGAAATGATTGACGTAGAATACCGCTATCGCCGTGAAGACGACCAGTGGCGTTGGTTGCGTGTGCGTGGCCGTGCGGTATCGATAAACCCTGTGAATAATCGTCTTGAGCGAGCTGCGGGTATTTTTACCGATGTGACTCAGCAAAAGGAATTGGAAAGTGAAATAACCTTGTTGGCTGAAGCCTTCGAGAATACCTCAGAAGGTATGCTGATTTTAGATGACCAGAAAAGCGTTAAGGTCAGTAATGCCGCTGCGAATGTCATTTTGTCGGCCAGCTCTGAAGAACTAGTGGGTAGGGCGTTCTCTGACCTTGTAGTGAGTAGCCGGGTGCCACTCAATATAGATAAACTATTCGGTAGCGAAAATTACTGGAGCGGTGAGCGTGAATTTAAACGTTTTGATGGCGACAACTGCCCAGTGTGGCTCAACATTTCTAAAATGCTCAATAAACAGGGCGCGCCGCAACATTACGTCGTGGTGTTCTCTGACATTACTGAACGAAAGCAAAATGAGTCTAATCTTAAGCGTTTAGCAAATAATGACATCCTCACAGGGCTGGCTAATCGGGCTATGTTCTCCCGCCAGCTAAAGAATATTACCAGTCAGCCTAATAGCGATGAAAAGCTCGCGTTGATGTTCCTTGACCTTGATCGCTTCAAGCATGTTAATGACTCCTACGGCCACAGCATGGGTGATGCCTTGTTAGTTGAAGCAGCCAAGCGATTACAGTCGTGCTTAACTGAACAACATATTCTGTGCCGCTTTGGTGGAGATGAGTTTGTGATTTTGCTGCGCGACGTTGAAGGAGTAGATCAAATTAACCATATTGCAGAGCAGTTACTGCACCAGATTGAAACACCATTTAACCTACTTGGGCGAGAGTTCTTTATCTCCACCAGTATTGGTATTAGCATTTGGCCCGATGATAGTGTCGATGCTGAAACCCTGATTAAAAATGCCGACCTTGCGATGTATCACGCCAAAGAAGAGGGCAGAGGTTTATTTAGGTATTACTCGGCAGAGCGCAATGCAGAAGCACTGTATCACTTACGCCTTGAGGCTGACCTTCGTAAAGCGATTGAGCAAAATGAGTTTGAACTGCATTATCAACCGCAAATTAATATACTGCACGATGATCAGTTTGTGGGTATGGAGGCGCTGATCCGCTGGAAGCATCCGCAAGATGGTTATGTGCGCCCAGATATCTTCATTGCTGTGGCCGAGTCCTGTGGTTTGGTGGTCGACATAGACCGCTGGGTGTTAAAACAAGCCTGTATTGATGGCGCTCGCTGGCAGCAAAAACTGTCTGAGCCATTTAGGCTGTCGGTCAATATCTCTGCCGTGCATTTCAGGCAACCAGACTTTATTAGTACCCTCGCTGAGATATTGGCTGAAACAGGAATGGAACCAGAAAGCCTCGCGCTGGAGATCACCGAAGGCGTGTTGATGAAAGAGCTACAGGTGGCGAATGAGAATTTAAGTCAGTTGAAGAAAATGGGTATTGAGGTTGCCATTGACGACTTTGGCACAGGCTATTCGTCATTGGCATATTTAAGTAATTTTGAAGTGAACACCTTAAAAATTGACCGCTCATTCCTGATCAATATTGCCAATAACAAAAACGATCAGGCGATTGTGAGCAGTATTACTGAGCTTGCACGTAACCTGCGTTTAGATGTGGTTGCGGAAGGCGTTGAAACCTTAGAGCAACTAGAGCAAGTATTTGCACGGGGTTGTTACATTATTCAAG